TTCCGGCAGGCACGGTCGTCCCTGGCTTCCCGGTAAACACAACGCTGCCGTATGAAGCGACCGCTTCCCGCCGGGTAATCCCATGCTCTGCCGTCCTCAGATCGAGTTCGGCAGACCGGATATCCGGATGATCGCTTGCCACGGTGCTTGCAAAGCCTCGGCGCAGCAGCTCCTGTGCCCACAAGGCTGCTTCGGACAGCATAAACGCGACCGGCGCCTGCGCATCCCAAATAAAAGAGCCTTCCGACTTGTCGATGTCCGAAGGCACTTTGTTCAGCATGCGGTTCATAATGTTCTCTTCCGTCTGATCCAACAAATATAACGGCAAATCTGCCATCAGATCACCACGCTTTCTATAATTTCCGTCTCATCCCGGACACTCGTAATGCGGCAGCTGAAACGGCAAGCTTCTCCTTCCCAGGCAAAAAGGAACTGATCCACACTCTCCGTCCGAGCGTCCGCCAGCAGCGTCTCGGTCACCATGCGCTGAATCTCGCTCTCTTGCAGAGATCGGTCATAGCCTTTGCCGACCAGCTCCTCCAGCTCGCTGCCGTAATCACGCGTATAGATCAAATGGCGGTAACGCGGCGTCCGGATCGCTTTTTCACACCAGATGACCCAGGCTTCCTTCTCGTCCGCAACCGGAATCTTCCGGGTCGGGGACATCACGAACTCGCCGGCTTCAAAATCATACCGCCAGCTCCGTCCAAAAACAGCCCCCTCTCCTTCCAGTACCTCCGGATCGGTCGCATCCGTCCAGATCATGTCATCGCCTTCCGGGAATAAATTAGCCACCGCTGCTCACCACCTTGCATACAACAACCACGTCGTTACCGCTGTTAACCCGAACGGCGAGCACGCGGTCCCCCGGTTTCAAGCCTTTTCCCAATTCAAAAAGGGTATCTTCAACTTCGTTCTCTTCGGCATCAAACGTCATATC
This Paenibacillus sp. JZ16 DNA region includes the following protein-coding sequences:
- a CDS encoding DUF2634 domain-containing protein, coding for MANLFPEGDDMIWTDATDPEVLEGEGAVFGRSWRYDFEAGEFVMSPTRKIPVADEKEAWVIWCEKAIRTPRYRHLIYTRDYGSELEELVGKGYDRSLQESEIQRMVTETLLADARTESVDQFLFAWEGEACRFSCRITSVRDETEIIESVVI